The Alistipes finegoldii DSM 17242 DNA segment CCAACTCTTGTGCAAGGACGCCAATCTCCTGATCAGAAGACCTGCGATAGTTTTTACCCTCGTTAATGAAGTTGTAGGTGACAGGTCTGATCCGCGAGATAACCTCCAAGCCTTGTGAGAAATCACGAACATTGGTCTTGGCACGAGCATCGGAGTGGTAGTAAACATTCAGCACATTGATGCTGTTATACTTGTTCGTTGAGGAGTTGTAGAAAGAGATCTGATCACCATGCCCCGCCAGCCGGGTGTTTTCTGACGAAATGTCAATCTGGAAGAAGTTCGTCTGTGACGGGAGTTTGAAATATGCGCCGTTTCCGGCTATCGAGACCTTATAGCTCCCAATAGGGGTGGTATCCAGCGACAAGCGGCCTCCGGAATAGGTAAGCTGTGCATTTGCCGAGAAAATGCTGACAGCAGAGAATAGAATTGTGAAAAGCAGCGTATGGAGAGTTGTAGGTTTCATATATTCAAGTTTTTTAAGGTTAAAAGTAATCCGGGGTTTGGTTTACCCAAACCCCGGATTTGGGTATTACTTAGTTATTATGATTCGTGCTGTTTAAATATATAATGGGATGATAAAATCCGGATTCCCATACAACATTCCAATTTTTTGCAGGAAGATTTTGATTTATAGCATTATATATCACTCTATCGATGGGAATTTGATCGTATACAGGATTCGGCCGGACTGGGGTGATTGGACCGATCGCGTTTCCTGTCTCATTCTCTGAAGGATACAACCGGAAGGCAATTCCCCGCAGGACGATCGATCCTTTTGCGGCGGCTTCTTTTGCGGGTAACGTATTGACCGCATCGAGCAGCAATTTTCCATAAGGATCTGAACCACCAACGATGTAACCACTGAAAGAGGACAAATAGACGTATTCCAAAGCAGGAAGATCCCCGAAGTTGAAATTCTTGAGTTGGGTATTCTCCAGACTGATTTGCTTGAGGTTATTGCAATT contains these protein-coding regions:
- a CDS encoding tail fiber domain-containing protein, producing the protein MKPTTLHTLLFTILFSAVSIFSANAQLTYSGGRLSLDTTPIGSYKVSIAGNGAYFKLPSQTNFFQIDISSENTRLAGHGDQISFYNSSTNKYNSINVLNVYYHSDARAKTNVRDFSQGLEVISRIRPVTYNFINEGKNYRRSSDQEIGVLAQELEEVLPGAVITDKEGNKCVNYNMLIPVLIDAVKSLQAEVNALKENR